The following are encoded together in the Adhaeribacter arboris genome:
- a CDS encoding ABC transporter ATP-binding protein, translating to MKTYWRILQFARPFGGFVPQYFIFTFLGIVFGLFNFALLIPLLEVLFGTVDTSKAQTILQKPAFSLSLDFAKEYFNYYFGQIIRENGKSGALQFVCILILISNLLANLFRYLSLRLDGAIRAKVVRNLRLAVYERLTQLQLGFFSNERRGDIMTRLTTDVQEIENSVISTLNVVSREPLTIVGLFAMLFAMSVKLTLFTVLVMPISGYIISAISKKLKQRAVEGHESLGTILSIIDETLGGMRVIKAFNAQEYVIDKFSQHNNRYARIITSITNKRSLASPISEFMGVAAVAGILFYGGSLVLNQQSDLTASEFITYIVLFSQVLVPAKAISTAFSNIQRGLVSGDKILAIIDTQPQIRDLPTAKILPAFTESITFQDVSFAYGTEPVLQHINLTIPKGKTIALVGPSGGGKSTLADLLPRFYDPTSGIITIDGMDIKTCTLHSLRDQLGVVTQESILFNDTIFNNIAFNKTEATEAEVIAAAKIANAHDFILQTPNGYQTTIGDRGGKLSGGQRQRISIARAILKNPPILIMDEATSALDTESEKLVQEALINLMKNRTSLVIAHRLSTIQHADEIIVLQKGKIRERGTHEQLLRQNGLYARLNQMQITTSVVS from the coding sequence ATGAAAACCTATTGGCGCATTCTGCAGTTTGCCCGGCCTTTCGGCGGGTTTGTGCCGCAGTACTTTATATTTACCTTTCTAGGCATTGTTTTCGGATTATTTAACTTTGCCTTACTTATTCCTTTGCTCGAAGTTCTTTTTGGCACGGTAGATACTTCGAAGGCTCAAACTATTCTTCAAAAACCGGCGTTTTCCCTGAGCCTTGATTTCGCTAAAGAATATTTTAATTATTATTTTGGACAGATAATCCGGGAAAACGGAAAAAGTGGTGCCTTGCAATTTGTTTGTATTTTAATTTTAATATCCAACTTACTGGCCAACTTATTCCGGTACCTGAGCCTACGCCTCGACGGGGCCATTCGAGCCAAAGTAGTACGTAATTTACGCTTGGCCGTTTACGAACGCCTTACGCAACTACAGTTGGGCTTTTTCTCCAATGAACGCCGGGGCGATATTATGACCCGTCTGACTACCGATGTGCAGGAAATCGAGAATTCTGTTATCAGTACTTTAAACGTAGTATCGCGCGAGCCGCTTACCATTGTGGGTTTATTCGCGATGCTATTTGCCATGTCGGTAAAGCTCACCTTATTTACGGTGTTGGTAATGCCCATTTCAGGCTATATTATTTCTGCTATTTCTAAAAAACTAAAGCAACGCGCTGTAGAAGGGCACGAGTCGCTGGGCACTATCCTGAGCATTATCGACGAAACCTTAGGCGGCATGCGCGTGATTAAAGCCTTTAACGCGCAGGAATATGTCATTGATAAGTTCAGTCAGCACAATAACCGGTATGCCCGCATTATTACCTCTATCACCAACAAACGAAGTTTAGCTTCCCCTATTTCCGAATTTATGGGTGTAGCCGCGGTGGCAGGCATTTTATTTTACGGCGGATCGTTGGTTCTCAATCAGCAATCTGATTTAACCGCTAGTGAGTTTATTACCTACATCGTGCTTTTCTCGCAGGTACTGGTTCCCGCAAAGGCTATTTCCACCGCCTTCAGCAATATTCAGCGGGGTTTGGTGTCCGGCGATAAGATTCTGGCTATTATAGATACCCAGCCGCAAATTCGGGATCTACCCACCGCTAAAATATTACCTGCTTTTACCGAGTCCATTACTTTTCAGGATGTTTCTTTCGCTTACGGCACCGAACCGGTATTGCAGCATATTAATCTTACTATTCCGAAAGGTAAAACCATTGCCCTGGTAGGTCCTTCGGGCGGCGGTAAATCTACTTTGGCCGATTTACTGCCGCGTTTTTATGACCCCACCTCCGGAATTATTACCATTGATGGCATGGATATTAAAACCTGCACCCTGCACTCTCTGCGCGACCAATTGGGGGTAGTTACCCAGGAGTCTATTTTATTTAACGATACCATTTTTAATAACATTGCTTTTAATAAAACCGAAGCCACCGAAGCCGAAGTAATAGCCGCTGCTAAAATTGCCAACGCTCACGACTTTATCTTACAAACCCCCAATGGTTACCAGACCACCATTGGCGATAGAGGTGGTAAATTATCGGGTGGGCAACGACAACGGATTAGTATTGCCCGGGCAATTTTAAAAAATCCGCCTATTTTAATTATGGATGAGGCTACTTCTGCATTAGATACCGAATCGGAGAAATTAGTACAAGAAGCCTTGATTAATTTAATGAAAAACCGTACCTCGCTGGTAATTGCACACCGGCTAAGTACTATTCAGCACGCTGACGAGATTATTGTGCTGCAAAAAGGTAAAATCCGGGAGCGCGGTACCCACGAACAATTGCTGCGGCAAAATGGGTTATACGCCCGGCTTAATCAAATGCAGATTACCACTAGCGTAGTTTCCTGA
- the lpcA gene encoding D-sedoheptulose 7-phosphate isomerase: MSDTILAELNEAQNLLNSFIALPETTAKIEAAAQIMSQAIKNKGKILSCGNGGSMCDAMHFAEELSGRYRHDRQALPAISISDSSHLSCVSNDYGYDSVFSRYLEALGNPGDVLLAISTSGNSGNVLKAAETAREKGLKVVSLTGKDGGKLAPLSDVEIRVPHFGYADRIQEIHIKVIHILILLIEQSVIGK, translated from the coding sequence ATTTCTGATACAATATTGGCCGAACTGAATGAGGCCCAAAATTTATTAAATTCTTTTATTGCTCTGCCAGAAACTACGGCAAAAATAGAGGCAGCGGCTCAGATCATGAGCCAGGCCATTAAAAATAAAGGCAAAATCTTATCCTGCGGTAATGGTGGATCTATGTGCGATGCCATGCACTTTGCCGAAGAATTATCGGGCCGGTACCGCCACGACCGGCAGGCCTTACCCGCTATTTCTATTTCAGATTCCAGTCACCTGAGTTGCGTGAGTAATGATTACGGTTACGATTCTGTTTTTTCGCGCTACCTGGAAGCTTTAGGAAACCCCGGCGATGTTTTACTCGCCATTAGTACTAGCGGTAATTCTGGCAACGTATTAAAAGCAGCTGAAACTGCGCGCGAAAAAGGATTAAAAGTAGTTAGCCTTACTGGTAAAGATGGTGGTAAACTCGCACCGCTTAGCGACGTAGAAATCCGGGTTCCCCATTTTGGCTACGCCGATCGCATCCAGGAAATTCACATTAAAGTTATTCATATCCTGATTTTACTGATTGAACAAAGCGTAATAGGTAAATAG
- a CDS encoding YifB family Mg chelatase-like AAA ATPase — protein MLIKTFGSAVQGVNAYTITMEVNVTPGTKYYMVGLPDNAIKESEQRIESALKFNGYRMPRQKVVINMAPAGIRKEGSAYDLPIALGILAASDQMRGERLGEYIIMGELSLDGTLRPVKGILPIAIQARKEGFKGFVLPIQNAQEAAIVNKLDIIGVENIKQAIDFFDGKVDITPLVIDTRDIFQATVNQYEADFAHVQGQENIKRALEIAAAGGHNAIMIGPPGAGKTMLAKRLPSILPPLTMHEALETTKIHSVAGKLGESASLLSTRPFRAPHHTISDVALVGGGGVPQPGEISLSHNGVLFMDELPEFKRTVLEVMRQPLEERRVSISRAKMTIDFPANFMLIASMNPCPCGYYNHPDKDCVCGPGVVQRYLNKVSGPLLDRIDLHVEVTPVTFDQMTESRKAESSEAIRERVVKARQIQEERFKEFPNIHSNAMMPSQMVKEICEINAGGKALLKTAMERLGLSARAYDRILKVSRTIADLADSPEIRIEHLAEAIQYRSLDREGWAG, from the coding sequence ATGCTCATAAAAACGTTTGGTAGTGCGGTACAAGGCGTAAATGCCTACACTATTACCATGGAAGTAAATGTTACTCCTGGCACCAAGTATTATATGGTTGGATTGCCCGATAATGCCATTAAAGAAAGTGAGCAACGCATTGAATCGGCCTTAAAGTTTAATGGCTACCGCATGCCCCGCCAGAAAGTGGTCATAAATATGGCTCCGGCAGGTATCCGAAAAGAAGGTTCCGCTTACGACTTACCCATTGCGCTGGGTATTCTGGCGGCCTCCGACCAAATGCGCGGCGAACGTTTAGGCGAGTACATTATTATGGGCGAGCTCTCGCTCGACGGTACTTTACGTCCGGTAAAAGGTATTCTGCCCATTGCTATTCAGGCCCGTAAGGAAGGTTTCAAAGGGTTTGTACTCCCAATTCAAAATGCTCAAGAAGCCGCTATTGTAAATAAATTAGATATTATCGGGGTTGAAAATATCAAACAGGCCATTGATTTTTTTGATGGTAAAGTAGATATTACTCCTTTGGTGATAGATACCCGCGATATTTTTCAAGCTACGGTTAACCAATACGAAGCAGATTTTGCGCATGTGCAAGGTCAGGAAAACATCAAAAGAGCGTTGGAAATTGCGGCGGCTGGTGGTCATAATGCCATTATGATCGGTCCTCCCGGAGCCGGTAAAACTATGTTGGCGAAACGTTTGCCTTCTATTTTACCGCCGCTTACCATGCACGAAGCTTTAGAAACCACCAAAATTCATTCGGTGGCTGGTAAATTGGGCGAATCGGCTTCTTTGCTATCTACGCGGCCATTTCGGGCACCGCATCATACCATTTCGGACGTAGCTTTAGTAGGTGGCGGTGGTGTGCCGCAGCCCGGCGAAATTTCTCTTTCGCACAACGGAGTACTTTTTATGGATGAATTGCCGGAGTTTAAACGCACTGTATTGGAAGTAATGCGCCAGCCCCTCGAAGAGCGACGTGTTTCTATCTCCCGGGCCAAAATGACCATTGATTTTCCGGCTAACTTTATGCTCATTGCCAGCATGAATCCGTGCCCGTGTGGCTACTACAATCATCCGGATAAGGATTGCGTGTGCGGACCAGGAGTGGTACAACGGTATTTGAACAAAGTAAGTGGCCCGCTCTTAGACCGGATTGATTTGCACGTAGAAGTAACTCCCGTAACCTTCGACCAGATGACTGAATCGCGCAAGGCGGAAAGCAGCGAAGCCATTCGGGAGCGGGTAGTAAAAGCTAGGCAAATTCAGGAGGAACGGTTTAAAGAATTTCCGAATATTCATTCTAACGCCATGATGCCTTCGCAAATGGTAAAAGAAATTTGCGAAATAAACGCCGGCGGCAAAGCTTTATTGAAAACTGCCATGGAACGCTTAGGTTTATCGGCGCGCGCTTACGATCGTATTCTAAAGGTAAGCCGTACCATTGCCGATTTGGCTGATTCCCCAGAGATCCGCATCGAACATTTAGCGGAAGCTATTCAATATCGCAGCCTCGATCGGGAAGGTTGGGCTGGATAG
- a CDS encoding acyloxyacyl hydrolase yields MSKKRLIFRWYFIVLGYFSCLAAYAQERTPLIIGVAYQAGSVLVHSPKIRHLQGVKPNGVEINLQYQTTGTKFWHQLYKYPRIGISFIAFDYQEPILGKSVAASIYINKFVYHRVQDQLSVRLGSGLAYFSNHFDWRVNATNNVISAPLNAVIQFRAEYERMLSQKFSLVLAAGINHYSNGGNAKPNLGINIGTLSLGLNYYSHRSFEPLIQAWPPPENKLSFTISSSAGIKQRNDFDTLTYTVKSIALSAMQQLNPKSTLLVGLEGFYDPSLLPRRNWDPRVKPGTSPDIKRVALNFGHELALGKLGFGTYVGWYAYRPYKSDAPFYQRLETRYPLTRNIYLAAGLKLHDLIKADIIEYRLGFRFWRKNRP; encoded by the coding sequence ATGAGTAAAAAGCGCCTAATATTTAGGTGGTATTTTATTGTTTTAGGTTATTTTAGCTGCCTGGCGGCTTACGCGCAAGAACGTACTCCACTTATTATAGGAGTAGCCTATCAAGCGGGCTCCGTGCTGGTACATAGCCCAAAAATAAGGCACTTACAAGGCGTAAAGCCCAATGGAGTCGAAATAAATTTACAATACCAAACTACAGGTACTAAATTCTGGCACCAGCTATACAAGTATCCCCGCATCGGCATTTCATTTATTGCCTTCGATTACCAGGAGCCTATTTTAGGTAAATCCGTTGCAGCCAGTATTTACATTAATAAATTTGTTTACCATCGGGTTCAGGATCAATTAAGTGTGCGATTAGGCAGTGGGCTAGCGTATTTTAGCAACCATTTCGACTGGCGAGTAAATGCGACCAATAATGTTATTAGTGCTCCCTTAAATGCAGTTATTCAATTTAGAGCGGAGTACGAACGAATGCTTAGTCAGAAGTTTTCGCTCGTGTTGGCAGCCGGAATTAACCATTATTCAAACGGAGGCAATGCGAAACCTAATTTGGGAATAAATATTGGCACGCTTAGCCTAGGCTTAAACTACTATAGCCATCGTTCCTTTGAGCCATTAATACAAGCGTGGCCACCTCCCGAAAATAAACTTTCTTTTACTATTAGCAGCAGCGCCGGCATAAAACAGCGTAACGATTTTGATACGCTTACTTACACCGTTAAGTCGATAGCTCTTTCGGCTATGCAACAGTTAAACCCGAAAAGCACCTTACTGGTGGGGTTGGAAGGGTTTTATGATCCATCGCTCCTTCCACGGCGGAATTGGGACCCGCGGGTAAAACCAGGTACTTCGCCGGATATAAAAAGAGTGGCGCTAAACTTTGGCCATGAGTTAGCCCTTGGTAAACTGGGCTTTGGTACGTATGTGGGCTGGTATGCCTACCGGCCGTATAAATCAGATGCCCCGTTTTACCAGCGACTGGAAACACGGTATCCGCTTACCCGAAATATTTACCTGGCAGCTGGCTTAAAATTACACGATCTGATTAAAGCCGATATTATTGAATACCGGTTAGGATTTCGGTTTTGGAGGAAAAATAGACCATAG
- a CDS encoding porin family protein — protein MKKIAFLLFTALTVSFASHAQIGIKLGANLSNLAGDLKHEDLNKNKIGFVGGLSYNIPLSGDNFISLQPELLYSMKGYKYADITVTEIDPVTSQSNQVTYEGKVNYSYLDLPILLKVNAGPIFFEAGPQLSYLLGIQDNTEKTINGVDFESYQKIDKDNLAELEIGYAAGVGFQAPMGITVGLRYNGSISHLAKNDNGDELANARNSLYQATVGFRLPTGK, from the coding sequence ATGAAAAAGATTGCTTTTTTACTATTTACTGCACTTACTGTTTCTTTTGCTTCGCATGCCCAAATTGGAATTAAATTAGGAGCGAACTTATCTAACTTAGCGGGTGATTTAAAACACGAAGATTTAAATAAAAATAAGATTGGCTTCGTAGGCGGACTTAGCTATAATATTCCCTTGTCCGGCGATAATTTTATTTCCCTGCAGCCAGAGTTACTATACTCCATGAAAGGATATAAATATGCGGATATTACTGTAACCGAAATTGATCCGGTAACCAGCCAGAGTAACCAGGTTACTTACGAAGGCAAAGTAAATTATAGCTATTTAGACTTACCTATCTTATTAAAAGTAAATGCCGGTCCGATATTCTTTGAAGCTGGACCTCAATTATCTTATTTATTAGGTATTCAAGATAACACCGAAAAAACCATAAACGGCGTTGATTTTGAAAGCTATCAGAAAATTGATAAGGATAATTTAGCTGAACTAGAAATAGGTTATGCCGCAGGTGTAGGTTTTCAGGCACCCATGGGTATTACCGTTGGATTACGTTACAATGGCAGCATTAGTCATTTAGCTAAAAACGATAATGGCGACGAGTTAGCCAATGCCCGTAATTCTTTATACCAAGCAACTGTTGGTTTTAGATTGCCAACTGGTAAGTAA
- a CDS encoding dipeptidase, whose product MNSTAAYIEANKNRFISELIDLLRIPSVSADPAFRGDVLRAADFLSQKLREAGADKVEICPTAGYPIVYGEKIIDPDLPTVLMYGHYDVQPADPYELWNSPPFEPVIKDDKIYARGACDDKGQLYMHLKAFEIMMQQNQLPCNVKFMIEGEEEVGSNNLNTFVQQNKERLRADVILISDTGIIANDIPSITSGLRGMSYVEVEVVGPSRDLHSGLYGGAVANPINILCKMIASLHDENNRVTIPGFYDNVQELTTEERTEMAKAPFDVEEYKAALNLGDIYGEVGYSTMERNSIRPTLDVNGIWGGYTGEGAKTVIASKASAKISMRLVPNQSSEEITEKFQKHFTSIAPKSVKVAVKPHHGGEPVVTPTNSVAYQAASKAFEQTFGKKPVPVRSGGSIPIVAMFKTELGLDTVLMGFGLDSDAIHSPNEHFGIFNFLKGIETIPYFYKYYAAMSKG is encoded by the coding sequence ATGAATTCTACTGCTGCTTATATTGAAGCTAACAAGAATCGTTTTATTTCCGAATTAATAGATTTACTCCGCATTCCTTCGGTAAGCGCTGATCCGGCCTTTCGCGGCGATGTACTACGGGCGGCTGATTTTCTATCCCAAAAACTACGTGAAGCCGGTGCCGATAAAGTAGAAATTTGCCCTACCGCTGGTTACCCGATTGTATACGGCGAGAAAATTATTGATCCTGATTTGCCCACTGTTTTAATGTACGGGCACTACGATGTTCAACCCGCCGACCCCTACGAACTCTGGAATTCGCCGCCATTTGAGCCGGTTATAAAAGACGATAAAATTTATGCCCGGGGCGCCTGCGACGATAAAGGTCAATTATACATGCACCTTAAAGCCTTCGAAATAATGATGCAGCAGAATCAACTGCCTTGCAACGTTAAATTTATGATTGAAGGAGAAGAAGAAGTAGGCTCCAATAACCTGAATACTTTTGTGCAGCAGAACAAAGAGCGCCTTCGGGCCGATGTTATTTTAATTTCAGACACGGGTATAATTGCCAACGACATTCCATCTATTACTTCGGGACTACGCGGAATGAGTTACGTGGAAGTAGAAGTTGTAGGGCCTAGCCGCGATTTACATTCTGGTTTGTACGGTGGTGCGGTGGCTAACCCAATTAATATTTTATGTAAAATGATAGCCTCGTTGCACGATGAAAACAACCGCGTTACCATTCCGGGTTTTTACGACAATGTACAGGAATTAACCACTGAGGAGCGAACGGAAATGGCTAAAGCGCCTTTTGATGTAGAAGAATACAAAGCTGCCCTAAATTTAGGAGATATTTACGGTGAAGTGGGCTACTCTACTATGGAACGGAATTCTATTCGACCAACGCTGGACGTAAATGGTATTTGGGGCGGCTATACCGGCGAGGGCGCTAAAACAGTTATAGCCTCCAAAGCTTCGGCAAAAATTTCAATGCGCCTGGTGCCTAACCAATCTTCTGAAGAAATAACGGAGAAATTTCAAAAGCATTTTACCTCAATTGCCCCTAAAAGTGTAAAGGTAGCGGTAAAACCACACCACGGGGGTGAGCCGGTAGTAACGCCTACTAACTCGGTGGCCTACCAGGCAGCCAGCAAAGCTTTTGAGCAAACTTTTGGTAAAAAGCCTGTTCCCGTCCGAAGCGGCGGCAGTATTCCTATTGTGGCCATGTTTAAGACAGAACTAGGCTTAGATACAGTACTAATGGGTTTCGGTCTTGACTCCGATGCTATTCATTCGCCTAACGAACATTTCGGGATTTTTAACTTTTTAAAAGGAATCGAAACTATCCCGTATTTTTATAAATATTACGCCGCAATGAGTAAAGGTTGA